A stretch of Synechococcus sp. MIT S9220 DNA encodes these proteins:
- a CDS encoding DUF2256 domain-containing protein codes for MGRQRTERSSVVSGVRPRDRPVKTCPVCGRPFQWRKKWKDVWDQVRYCSERCRRQKKSPITDRGV; via the coding sequence ATGGGTAGGCAGCGAACAGAGCGATCGAGTGTTGTCTCTGGGGTTCGCCCTCGCGATCGCCCCGTGAAAACCTGTCCGGTTTGTGGCAGGCCTTTTCAGTGGCGTAAGAAATGGAAGGACGTCTGGGATCAGGTGCGCTATTGCTCCGAGCGCTGCAGGCGCCAAAAAAAATCCCCGATCACTGATCGGGGAGTCTGA